The sequence CCAGGCCAGGTCGATGGAGCCGCCGAGCAGGCCCTGGATCACGCCGTCATAGTCGGCCGGGGTGAAGATCTTGGTCTCGACGCCGAGCAGGTCCTGCACATAGGAGCGCAGGCACTCGTTGGAGGCCAGGCGGTCCTGGGCGTTCTCGCCGCCGAGAACGCCGATGCGGAACTCGGTGATCTCCTGCGCCGTTGCACCGACAGACATGGTCGCGACCGCAGTGGCGGCCAAGAGAAGCTTCCTGAGCATATGACGTCTCCTGAAAGAGGTCGTTTGGTGTTCGTTGCGTGTGACCGCGCGCGGAGAGCCGCGCCGGATCCTGCGGCTCAGGCGGAGGCGGAGGCCGTCCGCAGCATGGCCGGGGATGGGGAGACCACCGCAGCCGGCATCGGCGTGGCGGTGATGCTGGTCGAGGTGATGGCCTCGGAGATTTCGTTGCCCTCGCCATCGGTGCCGTAGATCTCGCGCACCGCTTCGGCTGTCAGCTCATTCGCGGTGCCGTCGAACACGACCCGCCCCAGCGACATGCCGATGATCCGCTCGCAATAGGTGCGCGCGGTGTCCAGCGTGTGCAGGTTGGTAATGACGGTGATCCCTTCGCGCTCGTTGATGTCCTTGAGCGCGTCCATGACGATCTTGGCATTCAGCGGGTCGAGCGAAGCGATGGGCTCGTCAGCAAGCAGCACCTTCGGCGATTGCATCAGCGCGCGGGCAATCGCCACACGCTGCTGCTGGCCACCCGACAGGGCCTCGGCCCGCTTCAGCGCATGCTCGGCCACGCCCAGCCGCTCCAGGATGTCGATGGCGCGCAGGATGTCGGCCTTGGGAAACAGGTTGAACACGGTCGAAAGCGTCGAGCGGGCATTCAGCGTGCCATGCAGCACGTTGGACACGACGTCGAGGCGAGGCACGAGGTTGAACTGCTGAAACACCATCGCGCAGTCGCGCCGCCACGAGCGCAAAGCGGATCCCGACAGCGCCGAAACCTCGGTATCGCGGAACAGGATCCGTCCGCCATTCGGATCGACCAGCCGGTTGAGCATCCGCAGCAAGGTGGACTTGCCGGCACCCGAACGGCCGATGACACCGACCATCTGTCCGTCCGGAATGTCCAGCGTCACGCCATCCACCGCGGTCAGCAATCCGAACTTTCGCGTCACACCGTCGAGCTTGAACATTTGCGCCTCAATCCTGATGATTGAAGCTTGCGTATCCTGTATAGATGACAGGGAATCTGCGGTTTTATGACAATTCCCTGACGTTTCCCGGCTCCGAAAAAGCAATGCGCCGGCTTATGACTTCACTGAATTGCCTCGTAACGGTCCAGAAACGCCTGAGGATCGAGATTTCGAAAGTCTTCGAGCGTTTCGCGCAAGCGTTCATGGCTCCAGTCCCACCAGGCAAGCGCCTGCATGCGCGCCACGACATCCGCCGGAAAGCGCTCCCGGATCAACCGCGCGGGAACGCCGCCGACAATGGTGTACGGCGCGACATCGCGCGACACGACGGCCCCCGATCCGATCACCGCGCCATCGCCGACCGACACGCCGGGCAGGATGGTGGCACCGTGGCCGATCCAGGTGTCGTGACCGATCCGGACCCGCAGCGCACGGCGCCGCCGGAAGAAGTCGGCCTCCTGCTCGGCATCGTCCCAATAGTCGTTCGCGCGATAGGTGAAATGGTGCAGCGTTGCCCGCTCCATCGGATGATGGGTGGCATTGATCCGCACGCAGGCGGCGATGTTCGCGAACTTGCCGATCTCCGCGTTCCAGATCATCGCGTCGCGCATCACATAGGAATAATCATCCATGCGGGTCTCGCTGATGCTGACCCGCGCATCCACCTCGGTGTAGCGGCCGAACTCGCAGTCGCTGACCTCGGCGGTCGGATGGATGAACGGAGTTTCGGAAAGTCGTGCCATGCCCCGCCCCTCAGGCTGCGCGCGCCGGCGCGAAGCCGCGCACGTCGATGATCCGGTCTGCGACAGCCTCGCGCACTTCCTCGTCGTGGAAGATGCCGATCTGCGCGACGCCCTGCGCCTTCTTCTGAGCGATCATCTCGATCACCACGCGCCGGTTGGCCGCATCGAGCGAGGCGGTCGGCTCGTCGAGCAGCAACACCGGGTGATCGGTGATGAAGCCGCGGGCGATGTTCACGCGCTGCTGCTCGCCCCCGGAAAAGGTCGCGGGCGGCAGCTGCCAGAGACGCTGCGGCAGGTTGAGCCGTTCGAGCGTTTGAGCTGCCCGCTCCCGCGCGGTGGCTGCGTCGATGCCGCGCGCAACCAGCGGCTCGGCGACCACGTCGATTGCCGCAACGCGCGGAACGGTGCGCAGGAACTGGCTGACATAGCCGAGGGTCTCGCGGCGGATGGCCAGCACCAGCCGCGGCGAGGCCGCAACCAGATCGACCATCGCCTCGCCGTGGCGGATCAGGATCTCGCCGCCCGTTGCGGCATAGTTGCCATAGAGCATCTTGAGGATGGAGCTCTTGCCGGCGCCCGACGGGCCGCCGAGCACGACGCATTCTCCGGCATGCACCTCGAAGGACGCACCCTCCACCACCGGCAGTTCGAGACCGCCCTGCAGGTGCATGCAGAAGGACTTGGACAGGGCACTTGCCCGCACGGCGACGGTGCCGGCTTCGCGGCTGACGAGATCGGACATGGTCACACCTGCAGAATGGAAGAGACGAGAAGCTGGGTGTAGGGCGCCTGCGGATCGTCGAGCACCCGGTCGGTCAGTCCTTCCTCGACCACCCGGCCATCCTTCATCACGATCATCCGGTGCGACAGCAGCCGGGCGACCGCGAGATCGTGGGTGACGACGATGGCAGCAAGTCCGAGGTCGTTGACGAGACCACGCAGCAGATCGAGCAGACGCGCCTGCACCGACACGTCGAGCCCACCGGTCGGCTCGTCCATGAACACGAGGCGCGGGCCAGTCACGAGGTTTCGGGCGATCTGCAGCCGCTGGCGCATGCCGCCGGAAAAGGCGCGCGGCTGATCGTCGATGCGGTCGGCGGCGATCTCCACCCGCGACAGCCAGTGGGTGGCGGTGTCGCGAATGCGGCCGTAGTGGCGCTCGCCGACGGCCATCAGCCGCTCGCCGACATTGGCGCCGGCCGACACGGTCATGCGCAGCCCGTCCGCCGGGTTCTGGTGCACGAAGCCCCAGTCCGTGCGCATCAAGAGGCGCCGTTCGGCCTCGCTCATCCGGTAGAGATCGCGGCTCTCGCCGTCCCGCATGCGGTAGCTGACGCTGCCCGCACTTGGCTCCAGCCGTGTCGAGATGCAGTTGAGTAGCGTCGTCTTGCCCGAGCCGCTCTCACCGACGATGGCCAGCACCTCGCCCGGGTAGACCTCGAACGAGACATCCCGGCAGCCGACCCGCTCACCGTAATAGCGCGACAGTCCCGCAACGCTCAGCAGCGGCGTTTCATCCAGCATCGTCATCGCGCCGTCTCCCCTTCGCCCTTGCCATGGCCCGAATAGGCCTCGTCCGGCGACATACTGCCGCGATGGCCGGCCGCGCGGCGGTCCTCGCAATGGTCGGTATCCGAGCAAACGAACATCCGCCCGCCGCGGTCGTCGAGGATCACCTCGTCGAGATAGACGCCCTCCGCGCCGCACAGAGCGCAGGGCTCGTCGAATGTCTGGATCTCGAAGGGATGGTCCTCGAAATCGAGGCTCACCACCCTTGTGTGCGGCGGAATGGCGTAGATCCGCTTCTCTCGGCCCGCGCCGAACAGCTGCAGCGCCTCGCTCATGTCCATCTTCGGGTTGTCGAACTTGGGCGTCGGCGAGGGATCCATCACATAGCGACCAGACACCAGCACCGGATAGGCATAGGTGGTCGCGATATGGCCGTGACGGGCGATATCCTCGTACAGCTTGACGTGCATCAGGCCGTATTCCTCGAGCGCATGCATCTTGCGCGTCTCGGTCTCGCGCGGTTCCAGGAAGCGCAGCGGCTCGGGGATCGGCACCTGGTAGACCAGCACCTGTCCGGCCTGCAGCTTCTCTTCCGGGATGCGGTGGCGCGTCTGGATGATCGTCGCCTCGCGCGTTTTCGTGGTCACCGCGACGCTGGCCACCTTCTGGAAGAACGCACGGATCGACACCGCATTGGTGGTGTCGTCCGCCCCCTGGTCGATGACCTTCAGGACGTCCTGCGGCCCGAGGATCGAGGCAGTCACCTGCACGCCGCCGGTGCCCCAGCCATAAGGCATGGGCATCTCGCGACTGGCAAAGGGCACCTGGTATCCGGGAATGGCGATGGCCTTGAGAATGGCCCGGCGGATCATCCGCTTCGTCTGCTCGTCCAGATAGGCGAAGTTGTAGGTGGCGAGGTCGTCGCCGAGTGCGGTTGCAGCGCTCATTCGGCAGCCTCCTGCGTGTCGCTTTCACGTGTCTGCCGCGCCTCGAACTCGGCCCGCATCCGGCGGACGAGATCCAGCTCCGCCTGGAAGTCGACATAGTGCGGCAGTTTCAGATGCTCGACGAAGCCCGTCGCCTGGACGTTGTCGGCATGGGAGATGACGAATTCCTCGTCCTGCGCCGGGGCAACGCGGTCCTCGCCCAGCTCGC comes from Stappia sp. 28M-7 and encodes:
- the phnC gene encoding phosphonate ABC transporter ATP-binding protein, with protein sequence MFKLDGVTRKFGLLTAVDGVTLDIPDGQMVGVIGRSGAGKSTLLRMLNRLVDPNGGRILFRDTEVSALSGSALRSWRRDCAMVFQQFNLVPRLDVVSNVLHGTLNARSTLSTVFNLFPKADILRAIDILERLGVAEHALKRAEALSGGQQQRVAIARALMQSPKVLLADEPIASLDPLNAKIVMDALKDINEREGITVITNLHTLDTARTYCERIIGMSLGRVVFDGTANELTAEAVREIYGTDGEGNEISEAITSTSITATPMPAAVVSPSPAMLRTASASA
- a CDS encoding DapH/DapD/GlmU-related protein; its protein translation is MARLSETPFIHPTAEVSDCEFGRYTEVDARVSISETRMDDYSYVMRDAMIWNAEIGKFANIAACVRINATHHPMERATLHHFTYRANDYWDDAEQEADFFRRRRALRVRIGHDTWIGHGATILPGVSVGDGAVIGSGAVVSRDVAPYTIVGGVPARLIRERFPADVVARMQALAWWDWSHERLRETLEDFRNLDPQAFLDRYEAIQ
- the phnL gene encoding phosphonate C-P lyase system protein PhnL, whose protein sequence is MSDLVSREAGTVAVRASALSKSFCMHLQGGLELPVVEGASFEVHAGECVVLGGPSGAGKSSILKMLYGNYAATGGEILIRHGEAMVDLVAASPRLVLAIRRETLGYVSQFLRTVPRVAAIDVVAEPLVARGIDAATARERAAQTLERLNLPQRLWQLPPATFSGGEQQRVNIARGFITDHPVLLLDEPTASLDAANRRVVIEMIAQKKAQGVAQIGIFHDEEVREAVADRIIDVRGFAPARAA
- the phnK gene encoding phosphonate C-P lyase system protein PhnK, whose product is MDETPLLSVAGLSRYYGERVGCRDVSFEVYPGEVLAIVGESGSGKTTLLNCISTRLEPSAGSVSYRMRDGESRDLYRMSEAERRLLMRTDWGFVHQNPADGLRMTVSAGANVGERLMAVGERHYGRIRDTATHWLSRVEIAADRIDDQPRAFSGGMRQRLQIARNLVTGPRLVFMDEPTGGLDVSVQARLLDLLRGLVNDLGLAAIVVTHDLAVARLLSHRMIVMKDGRVVEEGLTDRVLDDPQAPYTQLLVSSILQV
- a CDS encoding alpha-D-ribose 1-methylphosphonate 5-phosphate C-P-lyase PhnJ translates to MSAATALGDDLATYNFAYLDEQTKRMIRRAILKAIAIPGYQVPFASREMPMPYGWGTGGVQVTASILGPQDVLKVIDQGADDTTNAVSIRAFFQKVASVAVTTKTREATIIQTRHRIPEEKLQAGQVLVYQVPIPEPLRFLEPRETETRKMHALEEYGLMHVKLYEDIARHGHIATTYAYPVLVSGRYVMDPSPTPKFDNPKMDMSEALQLFGAGREKRIYAIPPHTRVVSLDFEDHPFEIQTFDEPCALCGAEGVYLDEVILDDRGGRMFVCSDTDHCEDRRAAGHRGSMSPDEAYSGHGKGEGETAR